A stretch of the Pseudorasbora parva isolate DD20220531a chromosome 13, ASM2467924v1, whole genome shotgun sequence genome encodes the following:
- the LOC137038097 gene encoding serine/threonine-protein kinase pim-3-like isoform X1, with translation MEFPEPCMSLRDYIVRKPIYEPTARFIMRQALLAVQVCIEHGVFHNDIHAQNFLVNERTLELKLIDFGCGQLFSNDGYESKTYIGLPYYYPPEVLTEPRFHAIPANVWALGVLLYTMVHVYHPFANSEDIRRAKIPFMYYNLSKKYRDLISQCLARDPTKRPTLEQMSQHKWMR, from the exons ATGGAGTTCCCCGAGCCTTGCATGAGCTTGCGGGACTACATCGTTCGCAAACCCATCTATGAACCCACAGCACGGTTCATCATGCGACAGGCTCTGCTGGCAGTACAGGTCTGCATCGAGCATGGTGTTTTTCATAATGACATTCATGCGCAGAATTTCCTCGTAAATGAAAGGACGTTGGAGCTCAAGCTGATCGACTTTGGCTGCGGTCAGCTATTTAGTAATGATGGCTACGAGAGCAAAACATACATTG GACTGCCGTATTACTATCCACCTGAAGTCTTAACAGAACCTCGTTTCCACGCCATACCAGCAAATGTCTGGGCTCTAGGAGTGCTGTTGTACACTATGGTGCACGTATATCATCCTTTTGCCAATTCGGAAGATATCAGACGAGCCAAAATTCCATTTATGTACTACAACTTATCCAAAA AATACAGGGATCTGATTAGCCAGTGCCTAGCCCGGGATCCAACTAAACGGCCGACGTTAGAGCAGATGTCACAACATAAATGGATGAGATGA
- the LOC137038097 gene encoding serine/threonine-protein kinase pim-3-like isoform X2, whose protein sequence is MEFPEPCMSLRDYIVRKPIYEPTARFIMRQALLAVQVCIEHGVFHNDIHAQNFLVNERTLELKLIDFGCGQLFSNDGYESKTYIGLPYYYPPEVLTEPRFHAIPANVWALGVLLYTMVHVYHPFANSEDIRRAKIPFMYYNLSKRNNILAVLGGGLELET, encoded by the exons ATGGAGTTCCCCGAGCCTTGCATGAGCTTGCGGGACTACATCGTTCGCAAACCCATCTATGAACCCACAGCACGGTTCATCATGCGACAGGCTCTGCTGGCAGTACAGGTCTGCATCGAGCATGGTGTTTTTCATAATGACATTCATGCGCAGAATTTCCTCGTAAATGAAAGGACGTTGGAGCTCAAGCTGATCGACTTTGGCTGCGGTCAGCTATTTAGTAATGATGGCTACGAGAGCAAAACATACATTG GACTGCCGTATTACTATCCACCTGAAGTCTTAACAGAACCTCGTTTCCACGCCATACCAGCAAATGTCTGGGCTCTAGGAGTGCTGTTGTACACTATGGTGCACGTATATCATCCTTTTGCCAATTCGGAAGATATCAGACGAGCCAAAATTCCATTTATGTACTACAACTTATCCAAAA GAAACAACATACTTGCTGTCCTTGGTGGAGGGCTTGAGCTCGAGACTTGA